The Halobacterium hubeiense genome contains the following window.
GGCGTGATGCCCAGCTCCTCTTCGAGGCGCTCGCGGGTGGCCTCCTTCTGGGTCTGTCCCTCGACGGGGTGGCTGGCGACGGTGCCGTCCCAGTGGGTGTCCCAGAGGCGCTTGCGGGCGGCGCGCTGGGCGAGCAGCACGCGGCCGTCCTCGTCGAACAGCAGGCACGTGAACGCGCGGTGGCGGATGCCGTCGCCCGTGTGGGCGTCCAGGCGGTTCACGAGGCCTTCCTTCTCGTCGTAGGCGTCGACGGCCACGACGTCCTGTTCGGCGTTCTCCGCGGTCTCGTCGGTGCGCGCGGACTGGACGGGCGCGTCGGCCCCTGAATCGCTCATGCCCGCAACGACGGGAACGTGGGTAAATAGCGCTTCGACTCGGGGCGGTCGGCCGCCTGACCGGAGCTTCCACTCC
Protein-coding sequences here:
- a CDS encoding isopentenyl-diphosphate Delta-isomerase gives rise to the protein MSDSGADAPVQSARTDETAENAEQDVVAVDAYDEKEGLVNRLDAHTGDGIRHRAFTCLLFDEDGRVLLAQRAARKRLWDTHWDGTVASHPVEGQTQKEATRERLEEELGITPDQYDDLEVTDRFEYKRHYLDEGLEWEVCAVLVATLSDTSLDPDPDEVGGVLWADYEDLYENPRYYRQLRLCPWFEIAMRRDFEGDADPVPDGTRE